Proteins from a single region of Panulirus ornatus isolate Po-2019 chromosome 64, ASM3632096v1, whole genome shotgun sequence:
- the LOC139746142 gene encoding uncharacterized protein encodes MGIILSYILSLTQSAKPCRILMVGLDAAGKTTILYKLKLSEVVTTLPTIGFNVETVEYKNISFTVWDVGGQVKLRPLWRHYFQNTSAIIYVLDTNDPERMNESREELELILENEEVAGCPLLVMANKQDLPQAVSVATVTDALRLRQLSRPWFVQSTCAINSSGIYEGLDWLARQLSNES; translated from the exons ATGGGAATCATCCTTAGTTACATCCTGTCTCTCACACAGAGCGCTAAGCCCTGCAGGATACTCATGG TTGGTCTGGACGCCGCAGGGAAGACTACGATACTCTACAAACTAAAACTTTCCGAGGTCGTCACGACTCTTCCAACCATCG GCTTCAACGTGGAAACGGTTGAATACAAAAACATCAGCTTCACCGTGTGGGACGTGGGAGGTCAAGTGAAGCTCAGGCCATTGTGGAGACATTACTTCCAGAATACCTCCGCCATCATCTACGTACTCGACACCAACGAcccagagagaatgaatgagtctCGGGAGGAGCTGGAACTCATA CTGGAGAACGAGGAGGTTGCGGGGTGCCCACTGCTGGTGATGGCCAACAAGCAGGACCTCCCCCAAGCCGTGTCCGTCGCTACCGTCACGGACGCCCTCAGACTCCGTCAGCTGTCCCGCCCTTGGTTCGTCCAGTCCACCTGCGCCATCAACTCCTCCGGCATCTACGAGGGGCTGGACTGGCTCGCCCGTCAACTCTCGAATGAATCCTGA